A genomic stretch from Candidatus Lernaella stagnicola includes:
- the larA gene encoding nickel-dependent lactate racemase, protein MSERRISVPFGKQPLTFTLPDGWDLAGTFAPAEYPPVHDAAAACAAGLAEPLGMPPLRELARNRRKIAIVVEDVSRPTPIADFFGPIIDALDAAQVPDEAVTIVTALGVHRPMTEAEVKAKIGERAFGRYRWINHDFEPGDHLEMLGTTRRGTPCWINREVSQADLVIGVGCIEPHIIASFGGGSKILVPGVAGKETVAKTHRRNTTPQTFNNVGLDPYQNPMRQDLEECVAMIKAPIFIVDAVLRGDLSVAQILAGDRDQVYRAGIEAAARIFGVKVPGLADIVITSSHPMNVDMRQGAKSLANTIRALRRGGTMLCLMAAEQGVGDFPVPEKRPPVGKRGLKVLSHVLIPLMGVTTLGMQEEAHFFTYFSLQAIKNYNVIFYAPTISPDVKRRLPFYDMHANIDEALAAAARLTPRGRVFVFPNGGVTYPIVEGDN, encoded by the coding sequence GTGAGCGAGCGGCGAATCAGCGTGCCTTTCGGGAAGCAGCCGCTGACCTTCACGTTGCCGGATGGTTGGGACCTGGCCGGCACTTTCGCGCCCGCCGAATATCCGCCCGTCCACGATGCCGCGGCAGCTTGTGCGGCCGGGTTGGCCGAACCGCTGGGCATGCCGCCGCTGCGCGAACTGGCCCGCAACCGCCGCAAAATCGCCATCGTAGTTGAGGACGTCAGCCGGCCGACGCCGATCGCCGACTTCTTCGGCCCCATTATCGACGCCCTCGACGCGGCGCAAGTGCCCGATGAAGCGGTGACGATCGTCACGGCGTTGGGCGTGCATCGACCGATGACCGAAGCGGAAGTGAAAGCGAAGATCGGCGAACGGGCTTTCGGCCGCTATCGTTGGATCAACCACGATTTTGAGCCGGGTGATCACTTGGAGATGCTCGGCACGACCCGGCGCGGCACGCCGTGTTGGATCAACCGCGAGGTGTCGCAAGCCGACCTGGTGATCGGCGTGGGTTGCATCGAGCCGCACATTATCGCTTCGTTCGGCGGCGGGTCGAAGATTTTGGTGCCGGGTGTGGCGGGCAAGGAAACGGTGGCCAAAACCCACCGCCGCAATACGACGCCGCAGACCTTCAACAACGTCGGCTTGGATCCGTATCAAAACCCGATGCGCCAGGATCTGGAAGAGTGCGTGGCGATGATCAAAGCGCCGATTTTTATCGTCGATGCCGTGCTGCGCGGCGATCTTTCGGTGGCGCAGATTCTCGCGGGGGATCGCGATCAGGTTTATCGGGCGGGAATCGAAGCGGCGGCACGGATATTCGGCGTGAAGGTGCCGGGCTTGGCGGATATCGTCATCACGTCCAGTCACCCGATGAACGTCGATATGCGGCAGGGCGCGAAGTCGTTGGCCAACACGATTCGCGCGCTTCGGCGGGGCGGCACGATGTTGTGCCTGATGGCGGCCGAGCAAGGCGTGGGAGATTTTCCGGTGCCGGAGAAGCGGCCGCCGGTCGGCAAGCGCGGGTTGAAGGTGCTTTCGCACGTGTTGATTCCGTTGATGGGCGTGACGACGCTGGGCATGCAGGAGGAAGCGCATTTCTTTACGTATTTCAGCTTGCAGGCGATAAAAAACTACAACGTGATATTTTACGCCCCAACGATTTCGCCGGACGTGAAACGTCGCTTGCCGTTTTACGACATGCACGCGAATATCGACGAGGCTTTGGCGGCGGCGGCGCGCCTCACACCGCGGGGTAGGGTGTTCGTGTTTCCCAACGGGGGCGTGACCTACCCGATTGTGGAAGGAGACAACTAA
- the tadA gene encoding tRNA adenosine(34) deaminase TadA produces the protein MAGSFSEDEAFMALALRQAEAAAATGEAPIGAVLVEGDAVVAQAHNRRETDNDPTAHAELIVLREAAKALGRWRLAGCTLYVTLEPCLMCAGAIVLARVDRVVYGASDPKAGAVESLYQALSDERLNHRPVVQGGVLAKECGAVLTEFFRRRREK, from the coding sequence TTGGCGGGTTCTTTCTCAGAGGACGAGGCTTTCATGGCTCTGGCGTTGCGGCAGGCCGAGGCCGCGGCGGCGACCGGTGAGGCGCCGATCGGTGCGGTGCTGGTCGAAGGCGACGCGGTGGTTGCCCAAGCGCATAACCGGCGCGAGACCGACAACGACCCGACGGCCCACGCGGAACTGATCGTGTTACGAGAGGCCGCGAAGGCGTTGGGACGCTGGCGGCTGGCCGGTTGCACATTGTATGTCACGCTCGAACCGTGTTTGATGTGCGCCGGGGCGATCGTGCTGGCGCGGGTGGATCGCGTCGTGTACGGAGCCAGCGACCCAAAGGCCGGCGCGGTGGAGTCGCTCTATCAAGCCTTGAGCGATGAGCGGTTGAATCATCGTCCCGTCGTGCAGGGCGGGGTGTTGGCCAAGGAGTGCGGCGCGGTGCTGACGGAGTTTTTCCGGAGGCGACGCGAGAAATAG
- a CDS encoding NAD-dependent epimerase/dehydratase family protein: MKMLITGGCGFVGANLARHFLELGYEVTVLDNLVRRGSEFNVPDLLSLGARFVHGDVRNAEDLNALPKFDVICETSAQPSAIDGYANPVFDLNNNTFGLVNVLEKARRDEAILIFWSTNKVYSGDRVNAIPVAEEPTRWVWDKAAGYAARGFSYEHGISQDFDVDGGQHSIYGVSKICGDLICQEWFDAFGVRTVVNRFSCLAGPGQFGKSAQGWVAWWVIAHHFGLPLVYIGWNGKQVRDSLFTPDINRLVELEIEKIDACAGQVFNVGGGSEITLSLREMTAWCETTMGKSVPVEILPNPRKADHVVYISDTRRALEVLGWKPTTDLETGLGQIVEWVEAQHDRLASLYAPR, translated from the coding sequence ATGAAAATGCTCATCACCGGGGGCTGCGGATTCGTGGGCGCGAACCTCGCGCGGCACTTCCTGGAGCTGGGATACGAAGTGACCGTGCTGGACAACCTCGTGCGGCGCGGCAGTGAATTCAACGTGCCGGACCTGCTGTCGCTGGGCGCCCGTTTCGTGCATGGCGACGTGCGCAACGCCGAAGACCTCAACGCCCTGCCGAAGTTCGATGTGATTTGCGAAACCAGCGCGCAGCCCAGCGCGATCGACGGCTACGCGAACCCGGTTTTCGATTTGAACAACAACACGTTCGGCTTGGTCAACGTGCTGGAGAAGGCGCGGCGGGACGAGGCGATTCTCATTTTTTGGTCGACCAACAAGGTGTATTCCGGCGACCGCGTCAACGCGATTCCGGTGGCGGAAGAACCGACGCGTTGGGTGTGGGACAAAGCCGCCGGGTACGCGGCCCGCGGTTTTTCCTACGAGCACGGCATCAGCCAGGATTTCGACGTCGACGGCGGCCAGCATTCGATCTACGGCGTGTCGAAGATCTGCGGCGATTTGATCTGCCAGGAGTGGTTTGACGCTTTTGGCGTACGCACGGTAGTAAACCGGTTCTCCTGCCTGGCGGGGCCGGGGCAGTTCGGCAAATCGGCTCAGGGTTGGGTGGCGTGGTGGGTCATCGCCCACCATTTCGGGTTGCCGCTCGTGTACATCGGCTGGAACGGCAAGCAGGTGCGCGACTCGCTGTTTACGCCGGACATCAACCGCTTGGTCGAACTGGAGATTGAAAAAATCGACGCGTGCGCCGGGCAGGTGTTCAACGTCGGTGGCGGGTCGGAGATTACCTTGTCGCTGCGGGAAATGACCGCGTGGTGCGAAACGACGATGGGCAAAAGCGTGCCCGTGGAGATTCTGCCCAATCCGCGCAAGGCGGATCACGTCGTGTACATCAGCGACACCCGACGCGCTCTCGAAGTGCTCGGCTGGAAACCGACAACGGACTTGGAGACCGGGCTCGGCCAAATCGTGGAATGGGTCGAGGCGCAACACGACCGACTGGCGTCGCTGTACGCGCCGCGATAG
- a CDS encoding 6-phosphofructokinase: protein MAKKTPATKAKTIKKKATTAKKAQTSKTDSADLQKVLKNARKYHGTKQKRVGMLFSGGPAPGGNAVISAAALAFLNDGWEVIGFYKGYEYLQQFDREKPRQFREGFHFKRLGYEDVTKIRQLGGIVIKTARANPSSVGGREIQSVQDLIDPTMSKKIYNVLDALEFMGIQALISIGGDDTLKTAFYLNLLGLPVVHVPKTIDNDYFGIPWTFGYFTAIEHARQAIKVFNVEAQTTDAWWVLELMGRKAGWYTLGAGISGEAVRMIGPEEMGDSVDLNRLATEILNLVIEREKYGKRYGVVLISEGLVDHLPKDQIPQEVDEHGNIRFADALLGYRIAKMVSEMYFETTGRKLRVKSETIGYTTRCAEPSAFDILLGSQLGAGAFRFISQRRGGNMVSVGDNLEIKAVPFSDLIDAKTFRTKVRYVPIDGDFFKLAKSLEFRRQHED from the coding sequence ATGGCCAAGAAAACTCCGGCGACCAAGGCGAAAACGATCAAGAAGAAGGCGACAACCGCGAAGAAGGCGCAGACCAGCAAGACCGACTCGGCCGATTTGCAGAAGGTCCTCAAGAATGCTCGCAAATACCACGGCACGAAACAAAAGCGCGTGGGGATGCTTTTCTCCGGTGGTCCGGCGCCGGGCGGTAACGCCGTAATTTCGGCGGCGGCGCTGGCGTTTTTGAACGATGGCTGGGAGGTTATCGGTTTTTATAAGGGCTACGAATACCTGCAACAGTTCGACCGTGAAAAGCCGCGCCAATTTCGGGAAGGCTTTCATTTCAAGCGTCTGGGCTATGAAGATGTGACCAAGATTCGGCAATTGGGCGGCATTGTGATCAAGACGGCGCGGGCCAACCCGAGCAGTGTGGGCGGCCGCGAAATCCAGAGCGTGCAGGATTTGATCGACCCGACGATGTCCAAAAAAATATACAACGTGTTGGACGCGCTGGAATTCATGGGCATCCAAGCGTTGATTTCCATCGGCGGCGACGACACCCTTAAGACAGCGTTCTACCTGAACCTGCTGGGTCTTCCCGTGGTTCACGTACCCAAGACGATCGATAACGACTACTTCGGTATTCCGTGGACCTTCGGCTACTTTACGGCCATCGAACATGCGCGGCAGGCGATCAAGGTTTTCAATGTCGAGGCGCAAACGACCGACGCTTGGTGGGTATTGGAACTGATGGGTCGTAAAGCCGGCTGGTATACGCTGGGCGCCGGGATATCCGGCGAAGCGGTGCGGATGATCGGCCCGGAGGAAATGGGCGACTCGGTCGACTTGAATCGTCTGGCGACCGAGATCCTGAACCTCGTGATCGAGCGGGAGAAATACGGCAAACGTTACGGCGTGGTGCTGATTTCCGAGGGATTGGTCGACCATTTACCCAAAGACCAAATTCCGCAAGAAGTTGACGAACACGGCAACATCAGATTTGCCGACGCGTTATTGGGATACCGCATTGCTAAAATGGTAAGCGAAATGTATTTCGAGACGACCGGTCGCAAGCTACGAGTGAAGTCCGAGACGATCGGATACACCACCCGTTGCGCCGAGCCTTCGGCTTTCGACATTTTGCTTGGCAGCCAGCTTGGCGCGGGCGCTTTCCGCTTCATCAGCCAACGGCGCGGCGGAAACATGGTTAGCGTCGGGGATAATCTGGAAATCAAAGCCGTGCCCTTCAGCGATTTGATCGATGCGAAGACGTTTCGGACGAAAGTGCGCTACGTGCCGATCGACGGCGATTTTTTCAAGTTGGCCAAGTCGCTTGAATTTCGCCGCCAGCACGAAGACTAA